A window from Pseudomonas moraviensis encodes these proteins:
- a CDS encoding class I SAM-dependent methyltransferase, protein MAGPIKLDFSEKYDDQHAQRYLRKHKESLGRRLSHWRDEQLGRKALALAGDPGLVLDLPCGAGRFWPMLAEKPNRVIIGADNSESMINTALQGQPAEVVKRVQPLHTSAFDIALPDNAVDSIFCMRLLHHIGEAEHRKVILREFERVTRDSVIVSLWVDGNFKAWKRKRAELDRPNRDYQNRFLIPATTIEKEFEQAGFRIQEQLDFIPLYAMWRVYVLRKR, encoded by the coding sequence ATGGCCGGCCCGATCAAGCTCGATTTTTCCGAAAAGTACGACGACCAACACGCACAACGCTACCTGCGCAAGCACAAGGAGAGCCTTGGCCGCCGCCTGTCGCACTGGCGCGACGAGCAATTGGGGCGCAAGGCCCTGGCGCTGGCGGGGGATCCCGGGCTGGTGCTGGACCTGCCCTGCGGTGCAGGGCGCTTCTGGCCGATGCTCGCGGAAAAGCCCAATCGGGTAATTATCGGAGCGGACAATTCCGAGTCGATGATCAATACGGCGCTGCAAGGTCAGCCGGCCGAGGTGGTCAAGCGCGTACAACCGCTGCACACCTCGGCGTTCGATATTGCTCTGCCGGATAACGCGGTCGACAGCATCTTCTGCATGCGTCTTCTTCACCACATCGGTGAAGCCGAGCACCGCAAGGTGATCCTGCGTGAATTCGAGCGGGTCACCCGTGACAGCGTGATTGTTTCATTGTGGGTCGACGGCAACTTCAAAGCCTGGAAGCGCAAACGCGCTGAGCTGGACCGGCCAAATCGCGATTACCAGAATCGCTTTCTGATTCCGGCAACGACGATCGAGAAAGAATTTGAACAGGCGGGTTTCCGCATTCAGGAACAACTGGACTTTATACCGCTCTATGCGATGTGGCGGGTTTACGTATTACGCAAGAGGTAG
- a CDS encoding sensor histidine kinase, which translates to MEFKQSLSQRIIIAFALMSALVAGAFAMGIVATVHLVEEKLISAGLGGDLQRLLLMDNVSDWSHRPEPDQLFYFSGGPGDFELPKDLRHLDAGFHEVFREQLSYHAMVEVVDGRRYVLLQDQSDFEERERVLFAVVLVGFVLSLALAVFLGWVLARKVMAPVVRLARQVRHRDQLLGLAPPLAPDYAADEVGELAVAFDATLGRLRQALTRERLFTSDVSHELRTPLMVLASSCELLLENPGIDQRGRAQVERIARASEEMRELVQTFLTLARAQNEEAGAAPQQNLTQVAESLLCLWREPIERKGLTLMFEAGNPPDTRYNATLLNAVMGNLLRNALHYTEQGFIRLTLTANGFAVEDSGVGIPEEKREAMFEPFVRGSEKRGEGLGLGLSLVQRICENQGWTVSLSTMEPNGCRFEVDLGVNAGK; encoded by the coding sequence ATGGAGTTTAAGCAGAGCCTTTCCCAGCGGATCATCATCGCCTTTGCGCTGATGAGCGCACTGGTGGCCGGCGCTTTCGCCATGGGCATCGTGGCAACGGTGCACCTGGTGGAAGAGAAACTGATTTCCGCAGGGCTGGGTGGCGACCTGCAACGCCTGCTGCTGATGGACAACGTCTCGGACTGGAGCCATCGCCCGGAGCCGGATCAGTTGTTCTATTTCAGCGGCGGGCCCGGGGATTTCGAGCTGCCCAAGGATTTGCGTCACCTCGATGCAGGTTTCCATGAAGTGTTTCGCGAGCAGCTGTCCTATCACGCCATGGTCGAAGTGGTCGATGGCCGGCGCTACGTGCTGCTGCAGGATCAGAGCGATTTCGAAGAGCGCGAGCGCGTGCTGTTCGCCGTGGTGCTGGTGGGCTTCGTGCTCAGTCTGGCGCTGGCGGTGTTTCTCGGCTGGGTGCTCGCGCGCAAGGTGATGGCGCCGGTGGTGCGGCTGGCCCGGCAGGTGCGCCATCGCGATCAGTTGCTCGGCCTGGCGCCACCCCTGGCACCGGATTACGCCGCGGATGAAGTCGGTGAACTGGCAGTGGCGTTCGATGCCACGCTGGGCCGGTTGCGTCAGGCGTTGACCCGCGAGCGGCTGTTCACCAGCGACGTCAGCCATGAATTGCGCACGCCGCTGATGGTCCTCGCCAGTTCCTGCGAACTGCTGTTGGAAAACCCCGGCATCGATCAGCGCGGTCGCGCCCAGGTCGAGCGTATCGCCCGCGCGAGTGAGGAAATGCGCGAGCTGGTGCAGACCTTCCTGACGCTGGCGCGCGCGCAGAACGAAGAGGCCGGGGCAGCGCCGCAGCAGAACCTCACGCAAGTGGCCGAAAGCCTGCTGTGCCTGTGGCGCGAGCCGATCGAGCGCAAGGGCCTGACGCTGATGTTCGAGGCAGGCAACCCTCCAGACACCCGTTACAACGCGACCTTGCTCAACGCGGTGATGGGCAATTTGCTGCGCAATGCACTGCATTACACCGAGCAGGGTTTCATTCGCCTGACCCTCACCGCCAACGGCTTCGCCGTCGAGGACTCGGGCGTGGGCATTCCCGAGGAAAAACGCGAGGCGATGTTCGAGCCATTTGTGCGCGGCAGCGAGAAGCGGGGCGAGGGTCTGGGCCTGGGGTTATCGCTGGTGCAGCGCATCTGCGAAAACCAGGGCTGGACGGTCAGCCTGAGCACAATGGAGCCCAATGGCTGCCGATTCGAGGTAGATCTTGGCGTGAATGCAGGCAAATAG
- the colR gene encoding two-component system response regulator ColR — MRILLVEDNRDILANLADYLGMKGYTVDCAQDGLSGLHLAATEHYDLIVLDIMLPGIDGYTLCKRLREDARRDTPVIMLTARDQLDDRLQGFKSGADDYLIKPFALSELAARVEAVMRRAQGGGRRALQVGDLSYDLDTLEVTREGKLLKLNPVGLKLLAVLMQKSPHVLRREILEEALWGDDCPDSDSLRSHVHQLRQVIDKPFAKPLLHTVHGVGYRLAEGRDGV; from the coding sequence ATGCGAATTCTGCTGGTCGAAGACAACCGTGACATCCTGGCCAATCTGGCCGATTACCTGGGCATGAAAGGCTATACCGTCGATTGCGCCCAGGATGGTCTGTCCGGTCTGCATCTGGCGGCAACCGAGCATTACGACCTGATCGTGCTCGACATCATGCTGCCCGGCATCGACGGCTACACCTTGTGCAAGCGCCTGCGTGAAGATGCCCGGCGCGACACCCCGGTGATCATGCTCACTGCGCGCGATCAACTCGACGACCGGCTGCAGGGCTTCAAGTCCGGTGCCGACGATTACCTGATCAAACCGTTCGCCCTGTCCGAACTGGCGGCGCGCGTCGAAGCGGTCATGCGCCGTGCTCAGGGCGGCGGTCGCCGCGCGTTGCAGGTCGGTGATCTGAGCTACGACCTCGACACCCTGGAAGTGACCCGTGAAGGCAAGCTGCTCAAGCTCAACCCGGTCGGCCTCAAGTTGCTCGCGGTGCTGATGCAGAAGAGCCCGCACGTCCTGCGTCGGGAGATTCTCGAAGAAGCGCTGTGGGGCGACGACTGCCCGGACAGCGACAGCCTGCGCAGCCATGTTCACCAGTTGCGCCAGGTGATCGACAAGCCATTCGCCAAGCCACTGCTGCACACCGTGCACGGTGTCGGTTATCGCTTGGCCGAGGGCCGAGATGGAGTTTAA
- a CDS encoding phosphatase PAP2 family protein, protein MVSTSALPASRPLNGWLCLGIPAAAAIILLLLELTDLDMVLARMFYDPVAGDFIGRHSYFLEDILHDRAKQVVIGFSVFAILGFIGAFFIERLKPFKRELGCLVLSLGLATSFVTPVKAVTAVQCPWSLEQFGGHETYSKLMEHRPATDKPGRCWPGGHAATGFTLFALFFVLRDRRPRLARLAFVFAFALGSVFSISRMMQGAHFFSHNVWTAIFCWLICLGAYYWVLYRPAGKTSTVLNPQPINA, encoded by the coding sequence ATGGTGTCGACCTCTGCCCTTCCCGCTTCAAGACCACTGAACGGGTGGTTGTGTCTGGGCATTCCCGCAGCGGCGGCGATCATTCTGCTGTTGCTGGAACTGACCGATCTGGACATGGTTCTGGCGCGAATGTTCTACGACCCGGTCGCCGGTGATTTCATCGGGCGGCACAGCTATTTTCTCGAAGACATCCTGCATGACCGGGCGAAACAGGTGGTGATCGGCTTCTCGGTATTTGCCATCCTCGGTTTCATCGGCGCGTTTTTCATCGAACGGCTGAAACCGTTCAAGCGTGAATTGGGCTGTCTGGTGCTATCGCTGGGACTGGCCACTTCGTTCGTCACTCCGGTCAAAGCCGTTACCGCGGTGCAGTGCCCATGGAGTCTGGAGCAATTCGGCGGCCATGAAACCTACAGCAAACTGATGGAGCATCGTCCCGCCACCGACAAGCCCGGGCGTTGCTGGCCGGGTGGCCATGCAGCGACCGGGTTCACCTTGTTTGCGTTGTTCTTCGTGCTGCGCGACCGCCGTCCCCGGCTGGCACGGCTGGCGTTTGTATTTGCCTTCGCGCTGGGCTCGGTGTTTTCGATCAGCCGCATGATGCAGGGCGCGCACTTCTTTTCGCACAACGTATGGACGGCGATCTTCTGCTGGCTGATTTGTCTGGGGGCCTATTACTGGGTGCTTTATCGCCCGGCAGGCAAGACTTCGACGGTTTTGAATCCGCAGCCAATCAACGCCTGA
- the groL gene encoding chaperonin GroEL (60 kDa chaperone family; promotes refolding of misfolded polypeptides especially under stressful conditions; forms two stacked rings of heptamers to form a barrel-shaped 14mer; ends can be capped by GroES; misfolded proteins enter the barrel where they are refolded when GroES binds), whose translation MAAKEVKFGDAARSKMLKGVNVLADAVKATLGPKGRNVILEKSFGAPTITKDGVSVAKEIELEDRFENMGAQLVKDVASRANDDAGDGTTTATVLAQSIVNEGLKAVAAGMNPMDLKRGIDKATIAIVKELKALSKPCADFKAIAQVGTISANSDNSIGDIIAEAMEKVGKEGVITVEEGSGLENELSVVEGMQFDRGYLSPYFVNKPDTMVAELDGPLILLVDKKISNIREMLPVLEAVAKAGRPLLIVAEDVEGEALATLVVNNMRGIVKVAAVKAPGFGDRRKAMLQDIAVLTGGTVISEEIGLSLESTTLEHLGNAKRVTLSKENTIIVDGAGVQADIEGRIAQIRAQVAETSSDYDREKLQERLAKLSGGVAVIKVGAGSEVEMKEKKARVEDALHATRAAVEEGVVPGGGVALIRALEALTELTGDNADQNVGIAVLRRAVEAPLRQIAANSGDEPSVVVNEVKNGKGNFGYNAASGEYGDMIEMGILDPTKVTRSALQAAASIGGLILTTEAAVADAPKKEGAAGGGMPDMGGMGGMGGMM comes from the coding sequence ATGGCTGCTAAAGAAGTTAAGTTCGGCGATGCCGCCCGCTCCAAGATGCTCAAAGGCGTCAACGTTCTGGCTGACGCGGTAAAAGCGACCCTGGGCCCGAAAGGCCGTAACGTGATCCTCGAGAAGAGCTTCGGCGCTCCGACCATCACCAAGGACGGCGTTTCCGTCGCCAAAGAGATCGAACTCGAAGATCGTTTCGAAAACATGGGCGCGCAGCTGGTCAAAGACGTTGCCTCCCGTGCCAACGATGATGCTGGTGACGGTACTACCACCGCTACCGTTCTGGCTCAGTCGATCGTCAACGAAGGCCTGAAAGCCGTCGCTGCCGGCATGAACCCGATGGACCTCAAGCGCGGCATCGACAAGGCGACCATCGCCATCGTCAAAGAGCTCAAAGCCCTGTCCAAGCCATGCGCTGACTTCAAGGCCATCGCTCAGGTCGGCACCATCTCGGCCAACTCCGACAACTCCATCGGCGACATCATTGCCGAAGCCATGGAAAAAGTCGGTAAAGAAGGCGTGATCACCGTTGAAGAAGGCTCGGGCCTGGAAAACGAACTGTCGGTTGTAGAAGGCATGCAGTTCGACCGTGGCTACCTGTCGCCATACTTCGTCAACAAGCCGGACACCATGGTTGCCGAGCTCGACGGCCCGCTGATCCTGCTGGTCGACAAGAAGATCTCGAACATCCGCGAAATGCTGCCAGTGCTGGAAGCCGTTGCCAAAGCCGGCCGTCCACTGCTGATCGTGGCCGAAGACGTTGAAGGCGAAGCCCTGGCGACTCTGGTTGTGAACAACATGCGTGGCATCGTCAAAGTCGCTGCCGTCAAGGCACCGGGCTTCGGCGACCGTCGCAAGGCCATGCTGCAGGACATCGCCGTTCTGACCGGCGGTACCGTCATCTCCGAAGAGATCGGTCTGAGCCTGGAAAGCACCACCCTGGAGCACCTGGGTAACGCCAAGCGCGTGACCCTGTCCAAGGAAAACACCATCATCGTTGACGGTGCTGGCGTACAGGCAGACATCGAAGGCCGTATCGCTCAGATCCGTGCCCAGGTTGCCGAAACGTCCTCGGACTACGACCGTGAAAAACTGCAAGAGCGTCTGGCCAAGCTGTCCGGCGGCGTTGCGGTGATCAAGGTTGGCGCTGGTTCCGAAGTTGAAATGAAAGAGAAGAAAGCCCGCGTTGAAGACGCCCTGCACGCAACCCGTGCAGCCGTTGAAGAAGGCGTGGTACCTGGCGGTGGCGTGGCGCTGATCCGTGCTCTGGAAGCACTGACCGAGCTGACCGGCGACAACGCTGACCAGAACGTCGGTATCGCTGTGCTGCGTCGCGCTGTTGAAGCGCCGCTGCGTCAGATCGCTGCCAACTCCGGTGACGAGCCAAGCGTCGTCGTCAACGAAGTGAAGAACGGCAAAGGTAACTTCGGTTACAACGCTGCTTCCGGCGAATACGGCGACATGATCGAAATGGGCATCCTGGACCCAACCAAGGTAACCCGTTCGGCTCTGCAAGCCGCAGCTTCGATCGGCGGTCTGATCCTGACCACCGAAGCAGCTGTTGCTGACGCACCGAAGAAAGAAGGTGCAGCGGGCGGCGGCATGCCAGACATGGGCGGCATGGGTGGCATGGGCGGCATGATGTAA
- a CDS encoding co-chaperone GroES, producing the protein MKLRPLHDRVVIRRSEEEKKTAGGIVLPGSAAEKANHGVILAVGPGKALENGEVRALSVKEGDKVVFGPYSGSNTVKVDGEDLLVMSENEILAVIEG; encoded by the coding sequence ATGAAGCTTCGTCCTCTGCATGACCGCGTCGTTATCCGTCGCAGCGAAGAAGAAAAGAAAACCGCTGGCGGTATCGTCCTGCCAGGTTCGGCTGCTGAAAAAGCCAACCACGGTGTGATTCTCGCTGTAGGCCCGGGCAAAGCTCTGGAAAACGGTGAAGTGCGTGCACTGTCCGTGAAGGAAGGCGACAAGGTTGTGTTCGGTCCCTACTCCGGCAGCAACACTGTGAAAGTCGATGGCGAAGACCTGCTGGTAATGAGCGAGAACGAAATTCTCGCGGTTATCGAAGGCTGA